A part of Oncorhynchus gorbuscha isolate QuinsamMale2020 ecotype Even-year linkage group LG09, OgorEven_v1.0, whole genome shotgun sequence genomic DNA contains:
- the LOC124044487 gene encoding neurofilament heavy polypeptide-like yields MQPKVPRKGRGPRSKGEPPGQRECPRSKAPGQRECPPVKGVPPVKGRGPRSKGEAPGQRERPPVKESPQVKERAPRSKREPPGQRECPQVKEVKESPQVKESAPPVKESAPGQRRAPRSKRVPPGQRESPQVKGSAPRSKREPPGQRESPQVKGVPPGQRESPRSKREPPGQRESPQVKGRAPRSKRVPPGQRESPQSKREPQVKERAPRSKREPPGQRESPQVKERAPGQRESPQVKGRAPGQRECPRSKRAPRSKREPPGQRESPRSNGVPPGQRESPRSKREPPVKGSAPGQRSAPRSKRVPPGQRECPQVKGEPPGQREPPGQRECPQVKESAPRSKRVPPGQRECPQVKEECPRSKREPPVKGSAPGQSESPQVKERAPGQRESPQVKERAPRSKREPPGQRECPQVKERAPGQRESPQVKERAPRSKESPRSKGEPPVKERAPRSKREPQVKESPQVKGRAPRSKESPQVKESPQVKGRAPRSKGEPPVKGSPQVKERAPRSKGEPPVKGEPPGQRESPQVKERAPRSKGEPQVKERAPGQRERSKREPPGQRESPQVKGRAPRSKGEPPVKGSAPRSKREPPVKERAPGQRRAPRSKGEPPGQRESPQVKEESPRSKGEPPGQRESPRSKGEPPGQRESPPGQRECPQVKERAPGQRESPRSKREPPGQRESPQVKERAPRSKGEPPGQRESPQVKERAPRSKSPREPPGQRESPQVKERAPRSKREPPGQRESPQVKERAPQVKGRAPRSKGEPPVKGSAPRSKREPPRSKGEPPGQREAPRSKREPPGQRESPRSKGEPPVKERAPRSKREPPGQRESPPVKGNALYRE; encoded by the coding sequence ATGCAACCAAAGGTTCCCAGGAAAGGGAGAGGCCCCCGGTCAAAGGGAGAGCCCCCAGGTCAAAGGGAGTGCCCCCGGTCAAAGGCCCCCGGTCAAAGAGAGTGCCCCCCGGTCAAAGGAGTGCCCCCGGTCAAAGGGAGAGGCCCCCGGTCAAAGGGAGAGGCCCCCGGTCAAAGGGAGAGGCCCCCGGTCAAAGAGAGCCCCCAGGTCAAAGAGAGAGCCCCCAGGTCAAAGAGAGAGCCCCCAGGTCAAAGAGAGTGCCCCCaggtcaaagaggtcaaagagagcCCCCAGGTCAAAGAGAGTGCCCCCCCGGTCAAAGAGAGTGCCCCCGGTCAAAGGAGAGCCCCCAGGTCAAAGAGAGTGCCCCCAGGTCAAAGAGAGAGCCCCCAGGTCAAAGGGAGTGCCCCCAGGTCAAAGAGAGAGCCCCCAGGTCAAAGAGAGAGCCCCCAGGTCAAAGGAGTGCCCCCAGGTCAAAGAGAGAGCCCCCGGTCAAAGAGAGAGCCCCCAGGTCAAAGAGAGAGCCCCCAGGTCAAAGGGAGAGCCCCCAGGTCAAAGAGAGTGCCCCCAGGTCAAAGAGAGAGCCCCCAGTCAAAGAGAGAGCCCCAGGTCAAAGAGAGAGCCCCCAGGTCAAAGAGAGAGCCCCCAGGTCAAAGGGAGAGCCCCCAGGTCAAAGAGAGAGCCCCCGGTCAAAGGGAGAGCCCCCAGGTCAAAGGGAGAGCCCCCGGTCAAAGGGAGTGCCCCAGGTCAAAGAGAGCCCCCAGGTCAAAGAGAGAGCCCCCAGGTCAAAGGGAGAGCCCCCGGTCAAATGGAGTGCCCCCAGGTCAAAGGGAGAGCCCCCGGTCAAAGAGAGAGCCCCCGGTCAAAGGGAGTGCCCCCGGTCAAAGGAGTGCCCCCCGGTCAAAGAGAGTGCCCCCAGGTCAAAGGGAGTGCCCCCAGGTCAAAGGAGAGCCCCCAGGTCAAAGAGAGCCCCCAGGTCAAAGAGAGTGCCCCCAGGTCAAAGAGAGTGCCCCCAGGTCAAAGAGAGTGCCCCCAGGTCAAAGAGAGTGCCCCCAGGTCAAAGAGGAGTGCCCCAGGTCAAAGAGAGAGCCCCCGGTCAAAGGGAGTGCCCCCGGTCAAAGTGAGAGCCCCCAGGTCAAAGAGAGAGCCCCCGGTCAAAGAGAGAGCCCCCAGGTCAAAGAGAGAGCCCCCAGGTCAAAGAGAGAGCCCCCAGGTCAAAGGGAGTGCCCCCAGGTCAAAGAGAGAGCCCCCGGTCAAAGAGAGAGCCCCCAGGTCAAAGAAAGAGCCCCCAGGTCAAAGGAGAGCCCCCGGTCAAAGGGAGAGCCCCCGGTCAAAGAGAGAGCCCCCAGGTCAAAGAGAGAGCCCCAGGTCAAAGAGAGCCCCCAGGTCAAAGGGAGAGCCCCCAGGTCAAAGGAGAGCCCCCAGGTCAAAGAGAGCCCCCAGGTCAAAGGGAGAGCCCCCAGGTCAAAGGGAGAGCCCCCGGTCAAAGGGAGCCCCCAGGTCAAAGAGAGAGCCCCCAGGTCAAAGGGAGAGCCCCCGGTCAAAGGAGAGCCCCCAGGTCAAAGGGAGAGCCCCCAGGTCAAAGAGAGAGCCCCCAGGTCAAAGGGAGAGCCCCAGGTCAAAGAGAGAGCCCCCGGTCAAAGGGAGAGGTCAAAGAGAGAGCCCCCAGGTCAAAGAGAGAGCCCCCAGGTCAAAGGGAGAGCCCCCAGGTCAAAGGGAGAGCCCCCGGTCAAAGGGAGTGCCCCCAGGTCAAAGAGAGAGCCCCCGGTCAAAGAGAGAGCCCCAGGTCAAAGGAGAGCCCCCAGGTCAAAGGGAGAGCCCCCAGGTCAAAGGGAGAGCCCCCAGGTCAAAGAGGAGAGCCCCCGGTCAAAGGGAGAGCCCCCAGGTCAAAGGGAGAGCCCCCGGTCAAAGGGAGAGCCCCCAGGTCAAAGAGAGAGCCCCCCCGGTCAAAGGGAGTGCCCCCAGGTCAAAGAGAGAGCCCCCGGTCAAAGAGAGAGCCCCAGGTCAAAGAGAGAGCCCCCAGGTCAAAGAGAGAGCCCCCAGGTCAAAGAGAGAGCCCCCAGGTCAAAGGGAGAGCCCCCAGGTCAAAGGGAGAGCCCCCAGGTCAAAGAGAGAGCCCCCAGGTCAAAGAGCCCCCGAGAGCCCCCAGGTCAAAGAGAGAGCCCCCAGGTCAAAGAGAGAGCCCCCAGGTCAAAGAGAGAGCCCCCAGGTCAAAGGGAGAGCCCCCAGGTCAAAGAGAGAGCCCCCCAGGTCAAAGGGAGAGCCCCCAGGTCAAAGGGAGAGCCCCCGGTCAAAGGGAGTGCCCCCAGGTCAAAGAGAGAGCCCCCCAGGTCAAAGGGAGAGCCCCCAGGTCAAAGGGAAGCCCCCAGGTCAAAGAGAGAGCCCCCAGGTCAAAGGGAGAGCCCCCGGTCAAAGGGAGAGCCCCCGGTCAAAGAGAGAGCCCCCAGGTCAAAGAGAGAGCCCCCAGGTCAAAGGGAGAGCCCCCCGGTCAAAGGgaatgcactatacagggaataa